The proteins below come from a single Prochlorococcus marinus str. MIT 9215 genomic window:
- a CDS encoding beta-ketoacyl-ACP synthase III gives MEEIKFNQIGVSFKGSGSYVPDQILTNEEISQKVDTSDEWIKSRTGISERRISRVEDNVADMGYKAALTAIEMANWDIKTIDLIVLATSTPHDLFGSAPSIQSKLGASNAVAFDLTAACSGFLFALITTSQFLKAGNFKRALVVGADQLSSFVDWNDRRSCILFGDGAGALAIEATNEFDNFIGFDMRTDGERGCFLNLPSKNNEDSIIDNIEFLSGGFSPIQMNGQEVYKFAVKEVPIILDKLFKKTNYSSDEVDWLILHQANQRILDSVGDRLKIPREKILSNLEKYGNTSAATIPLMIDEAIRNHSIKQNDIIATSGFGAGLSWGAALIKWG, from the coding sequence TTGGAAGAAATAAAGTTTAATCAAATTGGGGTCTCATTTAAAGGAAGTGGAAGTTATGTGCCTGACCAAATACTAACTAATGAAGAAATCAGCCAAAAGGTAGATACGAGTGATGAATGGATAAAATCTAGAACTGGCATTTCTGAGAGGAGAATTTCCAGGGTGGAAGATAACGTTGCTGATATGGGTTATAAAGCTGCACTAACTGCGATTGAAATGGCTAATTGGGATATTAAGACAATTGATTTGATTGTTTTAGCTACTTCTACTCCACATGACTTATTTGGTTCTGCGCCCTCTATTCAATCTAAATTAGGCGCCTCTAATGCTGTAGCTTTCGATTTAACTGCAGCATGTAGTGGCTTTTTATTCGCCTTAATCACAACATCACAATTTTTAAAAGCGGGTAATTTCAAACGGGCTTTAGTTGTCGGAGCAGATCAATTATCAAGCTTTGTTGATTGGAACGATAGAAGAAGTTGTATTCTGTTTGGAGATGGTGCGGGCGCATTAGCAATTGAAGCTACCAATGAATTTGATAATTTCATCGGTTTTGATATGAGAACTGATGGGGAAAGGGGTTGTTTTCTTAATCTTCCATCAAAAAATAATGAGGATTCAATAATCGATAATATTGAATTTTTAAGTGGGGGTTTTTCTCCCATCCAGATGAATGGTCAGGAAGTTTATAAATTTGCAGTTAAAGAAGTTCCAATAATTCTTGATAAGTTGTTCAAGAAAACAAATTATAGTTCTGATGAAGTTGATTGGCTTATTTTGCATCAAGCTAATCAAAGAATATTGGATTCTGTAGGAGACAGATTAAAAATTCCTAGAGAGAAAATTCTTAGTAATTTAGAAAAATATGGCAATACATCAGCCGCAACAATTCCTTTAATGATAGATGAAGCTATAAGAAATCATAGTATTAAACAAAATGATATTATTGCTACAAGTGGTTTTGGTGCTGGGCTAAGTTGGGGAGCAGCCCTCATTAAATGGGGTTAA
- the fabD gene encoding ACP S-malonyltransferase, whose product MTVAWVFPGQGSQKIGMAKKIENLPNTKERFSYASDIFGRNLFEICELNSESKNPLDDLNNTRNTQICLFLVESILLDALKANNFKPNYVAGHSLGEITALYSADVLSFEDCVLLIKERSQLMGNAGKGSMAAVIGFDRKQLDLLVQKIDDIVIANDNSSSQVVLSGSNEALDNLSREISCKRFLKLNVSGAFHSPFMNEPSAKFSEYLKHIKFKSPSFPVISNYEPSLCSDLNELKIRFENQMCNGVRWRETMDLMAKNSDLNIVEIGPSNVLSGLAKRHLKDVRIAQVSSSDQLTY is encoded by the coding sequence ATGACAGTTGCATGGGTATTTCCTGGACAGGGTTCGCAAAAAATTGGCATGGCAAAAAAGATTGAAAATTTGCCAAACACTAAGGAGAGGTTTAGTTATGCTTCCGATATATTTGGAAGAAATTTATTTGAAATTTGTGAGTTAAATTCTGAATCAAAAAATCCTCTTGATGATTTGAATAATACAAGAAATACACAAATTTGTCTTTTTTTAGTTGAATCGATTTTATTAGATGCTTTAAAGGCAAATAATTTCAAACCAAATTATGTCGCTGGGCATAGTCTTGGTGAAATCACGGCACTATATTCTGCAGATGTTCTTTCATTCGAAGATTGTGTATTACTAATCAAAGAAAGATCTCAATTAATGGGTAATGCTGGGAAAGGATCTATGGCTGCAGTAATAGGTTTTGATAGAAAACAGCTTGATTTATTAGTACAAAAAATTGATGATATCGTAATTGCAAATGATAATAGCTCTTCCCAGGTTGTCTTATCTGGATCTAATGAAGCATTAGATAATTTATCAAGGGAAATTTCTTGTAAAAGATTCTTGAAATTAAATGTTTCAGGTGCATTTCATTCACCATTTATGAATGAGCCCTCAGCAAAATTTTCTGAGTATTTAAAACATATTAAATTTAAAAGTCCTTCTTTCCCAGTTATAAGTAATTATGAACCTTCACTTTGTAGCGATCTGAATGAGCTCAAAATTAGATTTGAAAATCAAATGTGTAATGGAGTGAGGTGGAGAGAAACTATGGATTTAATGGCAAAAAATAGTGATCTTAATATTGTTGAAATTGGCCCTTCTAATGTACTTAGTGGTTTAGCAAAAAGACATCTGAAAGATGTAAGAATTGCTCAAGTTTCATCTTCTGATCAACTAACCTATTGA
- a CDS encoding lysophospholipid acyltransferase family protein, translated as MKHDIFQKLIYQLVSKLFVLPIYKFVFKGQLIGRENIPQKDSFIMVSNHGSLFDPPLLGHALGRNISFMAKAELFKIPFLGFVIKACGAYPVKRGIADKNTIRTACNKLSNNNCIGIFIDGTRQKNGRVNKPKQGAALLAFKNQKLLLPVAIVNSHRLIKFKFCIPFFSKIVIKVGKPVQPPQKSSRDDLNSVTMLLQDNINNLIG; from the coding sequence ATGAAACATGATATTTTTCAAAAATTAATTTATCAATTAGTCAGCAAACTTTTTGTATTACCTATTTATAAATTTGTATTTAAAGGTCAATTAATAGGTAGAGAAAATATTCCGCAAAAAGATTCTTTCATAATGGTTTCTAATCATGGCTCTTTATTTGACCCTCCTTTGTTAGGTCATGCTCTTGGACGTAATATATCTTTTATGGCCAAGGCGGAGCTTTTTAAAATACCTTTTCTTGGCTTTGTTATCAAGGCTTGTGGAGCTTATCCTGTAAAAAGGGGAATTGCTGATAAAAATACCATTAGAACAGCATGTAATAAATTATCAAATAACAATTGTATTGGAATTTTTATTGATGGTACTCGTCAAAAAAATGGTCGAGTTAATAAGCCAAAACAAGGCGCTGCATTATTAGCTTTTAAAAATCAAAAATTATTATTGCCTGTTGCAATAGTTAATTCCCATAGACTAATAAAGTTTAAATTCTGCATTCCTTTTTTTTCAAAAATAGTTATTAAAGTGGGAAAACCTGTTCAACCGCCACAAAAATCATCAAGAGATGATTTAAATTCTGTGACTATGCTCCTTCAAGATAATATTAATAATTTGATAGGTTAA
- a CDS encoding molecular chaperone: protein MTQYLEQIKNYNILVIHSTDNSFGFGYRKSNKIDSDKLFIKQFDNDLCNNLIIEFNKFISKENLQKLNKISVSIGPANFNASRLIVVLARTISQQINCPIDSFSSFELMAKRIASKNNISTNKQSFWIYKKLKRKGFIAGKYEICHKKEKNADLVIREIVVPKVIQELARKELFFEANYEDEKDLRELLDLANKNLLSANVNSWKNVLPLYPISPIN from the coding sequence ATGACTCAATATCTTGAACAAATAAAAAACTACAACATATTAGTTATACATAGTACAGATAATTCTTTTGGCTTTGGATATAGAAAAAGCAATAAAATTGATTCAGATAAATTATTTATAAAACAATTTGATAATGACTTGTGCAACAACTTGATTATTGAATTTAATAAATTCATATCCAAAGAAAATTTACAAAAATTAAATAAAATATCTGTAAGTATAGGGCCAGCTAATTTTAATGCTTCAAGGCTTATTGTAGTTTTAGCAAGAACAATCTCGCAACAAATAAATTGTCCTATAGATAGTTTTAGTTCATTTGAATTAATGGCAAAAAGAATTGCATCAAAAAATAATATTTCTACAAATAAACAATCATTCTGGATTTACAAAAAATTAAAACGAAAGGGATTTATTGCAGGTAAATATGAGATTTGTCATAAGAAAGAAAAAAATGCGGATCTAGTCATTAGAGAAATAGTTGTACCAAAAGTTATTCAAGAATTGGCAAGAAAAGAACTTTTTTTTGAAGCTAATTATGAAGATGAAAAAGATTTAAGAGAATTATTAGATCTAGCAAATAAAAATTTATTAAGTGCAAATGTAAATTCATGGAAAAATGTTTTACCTCTTTACCCTATTTCTCCAATTAACTAA
- a CDS encoding Ycf34 family protein yields MCICINCKWVDRCMTYHDVENNHEVDNICEVPNFKALKPYIHVSIVKDNNGDYKTDWDVQSCGSFIEEYGKWSKINPGLELPV; encoded by the coding sequence ATGTGCATTTGCATTAACTGTAAATGGGTTGATAGATGTATGACATATCATGATGTTGAAAATAATCATGAGGTCGATAATATTTGCGAAGTACCTAATTTTAAAGCACTTAAACCATACATACACGTATCCATAGTAAAAGATAATAATGGTGATTACAAAACAGATTGGGATGTTCAATCTTGCGGAAGTTTTATAGAAGAATATGGAAAGTGGTCTAAAATTAATCCTGGTTTAGAATTACCTGTTTAA
- a CDS encoding CCA tRNA nucleotidyltransferase, translated as MYTDHTLIIKELERSIKFNNWHSILSFLPTGSYLVGGFIRDIILGRVTEEVDIDIVVPLNAIEIAKKISDTIGSKFIILDKKREVVRIILNQISIDIANQVSSTIEGDLRARDFSINSIAFLFDKKCLFDPLNGLKDLELSLLRTHSEMNLLNDPLRILRCFRFVSELNFKIDLKLVDFIKKTKGKLYLVAKERINYEIHKIVNGRNAHEAVILIKKFNIFGSDDFYKNSFFLDLQEITYTELTKSEKEKLLPLFFISQILDELSLERFKFSRAEIAKIKLLRKWHFFLKKKKITQLTESERFGLHKELEMFLPSFIFYLPQNLRLDWLHRWRNKDDKLFHPSNLLNGDVIKKNLKIKDGPILGELLKYLSKELAYKRLNNFDEAIYKAKRWIEQNAPKCD; from the coding sequence ATGTACACTGATCATACACTAATAATTAAAGAATTAGAAAGAAGTATAAAATTTAATAATTGGCATTCTATCTTATCTTTCCTACCTACAGGATCCTATTTAGTTGGAGGTTTTATAAGGGATATTATTTTGGGAAGAGTCACTGAAGAAGTGGATATTGATATTGTAGTACCCTTAAATGCTATTGAAATTGCGAAAAAAATTTCAGATACTATTGGATCTAAATTTATAATCTTAGATAAAAAAAGAGAAGTGGTAAGAATTATTCTTAATCAGATATCGATTGATATTGCTAATCAAGTTTCATCCACCATAGAAGGGGATTTGAGAGCAAGAGACTTTTCGATTAATTCAATTGCTTTTTTATTCGATAAGAAATGTTTGTTTGATCCACTAAACGGCCTTAAAGATCTAGAACTTTCTTTGCTTAGAACTCATTCGGAAATGAATTTGTTGAATGATCCGTTACGAATATTAAGATGTTTTCGGTTTGTTTCAGAATTAAATTTTAAAATTGATTTAAAATTAGTCGACTTTATAAAAAAAACTAAAGGGAAATTATATCTTGTTGCCAAAGAGAGGATTAATTATGAAATACATAAAATAGTCAATGGGAGAAATGCCCACGAAGCGGTTATTTTGATAAAAAAATTTAATATATTTGGATCTGATGATTTCTATAAAAATTCTTTTTTTTTAGATTTGCAGGAAATTACTTATACGGAACTTACAAAGAGCGAAAAGGAGAAATTGTTACCATTATTTTTTATATCCCAAATTTTAGATGAACTATCTTTAGAGAGATTTAAATTTAGTAGAGCTGAAATTGCAAAAATTAAGTTATTACGAAAATGGCACTTTTTCTTAAAGAAAAAAAAGATCACCCAATTAACTGAATCAGAAAGATTTGGATTACATAAAGAGTTAGAGATGTTTCTTCCATCTTTTATTTTTTATTTACCTCAAAACTTAAGATTAGATTGGCTGCATAGATGGCGCAACAAGGACGATAAATTATTTCATCCTTCAAACTTACTTAATGGTGACGTAATCAAAAAAAATTTAAAAATAAAGGATGGGCCTATCTTAGGAGAGCTTTTAAAGTATCTTTCCAAGGAACTAGCATATAAGAGATTAAATAATTTTGATGAAGCTATTTATAAAGCAAAGCGATGGATTGAACAAAATGCGCCAAAATGTGATTAA
- a CDS encoding RNA recognition motif domain-containing protein yields MSIRIYIGNLPQGFNPKEFDTLLKSVSDSIRFKAVLDKETKECRGFGFATTNNEDNANLLIQKLNGFEFNGSKLRVELSEKKDSNSSKRNSGKLNKNKKKKDFKKIVHSDAPNLEAPDPRWAGELSKLKDLLANQKTPA; encoded by the coding sequence ATGAGCATTCGCATTTACATTGGAAATTTACCACAAGGATTTAATCCAAAAGAATTTGATACACTTTTAAAGTCAGTTTCTGATTCGATTAGATTTAAAGCAGTTCTAGATAAGGAAACTAAGGAGTGCAGGGGTTTTGGTTTTGCAACAACTAATAATGAAGATAATGCTAATTTATTAATTCAAAAGTTGAATGGTTTTGAATTTAATGGTTCTAAATTAAGAGTTGAGCTATCAGAAAAGAAAGACTCTAATTCAAGCAAAAGAAATAGTGGAAAATTAAATAAGAATAAAAAGAAAAAAGACTTTAAGAAAATTGTCCATAGTGATGCACCTAACTTGGAAGCTCCTGATCCAAGATGGGCTGGAGAATTATCTAAATTAAAAGATTTGTTAGCTAATCAGAAGACGCCTGCTTAA
- a CDS encoding phytoene synthase: MKNSISQLDQAYEICRKETQQWAKTFYLGTLLLPQEKRRAIWAIYVWCRRTDEIMDSVEASTKSKDELSDNLDEWEENTKNVFKGNIKSELDSVLLDTIEKYPQSIQPYLDMIDGQRMDLNKFRYKDFDELKLYCYRVAGTVGLMTQNVMGIDSAYTTAPWSAMPDPSEAAIALGIANQLTNILRDVGEDRHRGRIYLPQEDIEKYNYSEEELLKGKINKQWKALMNFQLTRAREWFQKSEDGIKWLSSDARWPVWTSLRLYRGILDSIERLDYDVFNNRAFVKNSVKALEIPISFLISRIK, encoded by the coding sequence TTGAAAAATTCAATTTCTCAACTAGATCAAGCATACGAGATATGCCGAAAAGAAACTCAACAATGGGCCAAAACCTTTTACTTGGGAACTCTATTATTACCTCAAGAAAAAAGAAGAGCTATTTGGGCTATTTATGTGTGGTGCAGAAGAACAGATGAAATAATGGATAGCGTAGAAGCATCAACTAAATCGAAAGATGAGCTTTCAGACAATTTAGATGAATGGGAAGAAAATACTAAAAATGTTTTTAAAGGGAATATTAAATCTGAACTTGACTCAGTTTTATTAGATACCATCGAGAAATATCCTCAAAGTATTCAACCTTATCTAGATATGATAGATGGCCAGAGAATGGATCTGAATAAATTTAGATACAAAGATTTTGATGAATTAAAACTCTATTGTTATAGAGTCGCAGGGACTGTTGGCTTAATGACTCAGAATGTGATGGGGATTGATAGCGCTTATACGACAGCCCCATGGAGTGCTATGCCTGACCCCTCTGAAGCAGCCATCGCGCTAGGTATTGCGAATCAATTAACAAATATATTGAGGGATGTGGGAGAAGATAGACACAGAGGAAGAATTTATCTCCCCCAAGAGGATATTGAAAAATATAATTATTCTGAAGAAGAACTTTTAAAAGGGAAAATAAACAAGCAGTGGAAAGCACTAATGAATTTTCAATTAACAAGGGCTCGCGAATGGTTCCAAAAGTCTGAGGATGGCATTAAGTGGCTATCTTCTGACGCAAGATGGCCAGTATGGACATCTTTACGTCTTTACAGAGGAATATTAGATTCTATTGAAAGGTTAGATTATGATGTTTTTAACAATAGGGCTTTTGTAAAAAATTCAGTAAAAGCTCTTGAGATTCCAATATCTTTTTTAATTTCTCGCATTAAATAA
- the pds gene encoding 15-cis-phytoene desaturase produces the protein MRVVIAGAGLAGLSCAKYLVDNGHIPIVLEARDVLGGKVAAWKDEDGDWYETGLHIFFGAYPNMLQLFKELDIEDRLQWKSHSMIFNQPSEPGTYSRFDFPDIPAPVNGVSAILSNNDMLSWNEKILFGLGLVPAMLRGQKYLDKCDTKSWTDWLKEHNIPERVNDEVFIAMSKALNFIGPDEISSTVLLTALNRFLQEKNGSKMAFLDGAPPERLCQPMVDYITARGGEVHMNSPLRQINLNEDSTVKSFTIASLDKKEKKELTADAYVSAMPVDLFKLMIPKQWKGLDAFSKLDGLNGVPVINIHLWFDKKLTDIDHLLFSRSPLLSVYADMSITCKEYEDPNRSMLELVFAPAKDWINRSDQDIIDATMEELKKLFPTHFIGEDKTKLRKYKVVKTPRSVYKAVPGCQNFRPSQKSPIKNFFLTGDYTMQKYLASMEGAVLSGKLCAESIHKENSKTLQNVSK, from the coding sequence ATGCGTGTTGTAATTGCTGGTGCAGGTTTAGCAGGTTTATCCTGTGCTAAATATCTAGTAGATAATGGACACATTCCTATCGTTCTCGAGGCTAGGGATGTTCTAGGTGGGAAAGTTGCCGCATGGAAAGATGAAGATGGAGATTGGTATGAAACAGGTTTACATATATTTTTTGGAGCATATCCAAATATGTTGCAGCTTTTCAAGGAACTAGATATTGAAGATAGACTCCAATGGAAAAGTCATTCAATGATTTTCAATCAACCATCAGAGCCCGGCACCTACAGTAGATTTGACTTTCCCGACATTCCTGCTCCAGTAAATGGAGTTTCAGCAATACTTAGCAATAATGATATGCTTTCCTGGAATGAAAAGATTCTATTTGGATTAGGCTTAGTTCCTGCAATGCTAAGAGGCCAAAAATACCTTGATAAATGTGATACAAAATCATGGACTGATTGGCTTAAAGAACACAATATCCCAGAAAGAGTTAATGATGAAGTTTTTATAGCCATGAGTAAAGCTTTAAATTTTATTGGGCCAGATGAAATATCATCTACTGTCTTATTAACAGCATTGAACAGATTTTTACAAGAAAAAAATGGTTCCAAAATGGCATTCCTAGATGGAGCTCCTCCAGAAAGACTTTGCCAACCCATGGTTGACTATATCACTGCTCGTGGTGGTGAAGTTCATATGAATAGTCCATTGAGGCAAATCAACCTTAATGAAGACAGTACTGTTAAAAGTTTTACTATTGCCTCCTTAGATAAAAAGGAAAAGAAAGAGTTAACTGCTGATGCGTATGTGAGTGCAATGCCAGTAGATCTCTTTAAATTAATGATCCCTAAACAATGGAAAGGATTAGATGCTTTTTCTAAGTTAGATGGTTTAAATGGTGTGCCAGTTATCAATATTCACTTATGGTTTGATAAGAAATTAACAGATATTGACCATCTACTATTTAGCAGATCCCCACTTCTCAGTGTCTATGCAGATATGAGTATTACATGTAAAGAATACGAAGATCCAAATAGATCAATGCTTGAATTAGTTTTCGCACCAGCAAAAGATTGGATAAATAGAAGCGATCAAGACATCATTGATGCCACTATGGAAGAGCTGAAGAAATTATTTCCAACACATTTCATTGGTGAAGATAAGACAAAATTAAGGAAATATAAAGTAGTTAAAACTCCAAGATCAGTATATAAGGCGGTTCCTGGATGTCAAAATTTCAGACCTAGTCAAAAATCCCCTATTAAAAACTTTTTCTTAACTGGCGATTATACAATGCAAAAATATTTAGCCTCTATGGAAGGAGCTGTTTTAAGTGGTAAATTATGCGCAGAATCAATCCACAAGGAGAATTCTAAAACCCTTCAAAATGTTTCTAAATAA
- the ndhM gene encoding NAD(P)H-quinone oxidoreductase subunit M translates to MEKMLLKSTTRHVRIFTAEVVDKELQFHPNKLTLDLDPDNEFIWNEDSLKKINQKFKELINERAGRDLDDYELRKIGSEVEGLIKFLLQNGELSYNPDCRVMNYSMGLPKTNELL, encoded by the coding sequence ATGGAAAAAATGCTTCTAAAATCGACTACTAGACATGTAAGAATTTTTACTGCCGAAGTTGTTGATAAGGAATTACAATTTCATCCCAACAAACTAACTCTTGATTTAGATCCTGATAACGAATTTATTTGGAATGAGGATTCTCTAAAGAAAATAAATCAAAAATTTAAAGAGTTAATAAATGAGAGAGCAGGAAGGGATTTAGATGATTACGAACTTCGAAAAATAGGATCAGAAGTCGAAGGCTTAATAAAATTTTTGCTACAAAATGGTGAGTTAAGTTATAACCCTGATTGTAGAGTCATGAATTATTCAATGGGTTTACCAAAAACAAATGAATTATTGTGA
- a CDS encoding DUF3172 domain-containing protein — protein MNRSSSNRRPRRGSNRNYYPPNPRDMDLYGQRNARLPASSEQNINFNTGTIAVLAGVLILGVGIGSAITSTTDGGQGNIASQQQLDMAVPDPEFCRQWGASAFVIDVEMYTTLNPSTSFVTQPALQPGCVIRRENWTVLQKQGAISNEDVRECKQRMNTFAYIGSIRDKPIVKCVYQTDVNENKFIIKGDGQAEDGGVGINKEAIQF, from the coding sequence GTGAATAGATCATCCTCAAACAGAAGGCCAAGGAGAGGCTCAAATAGAAATTATTATCCTCCTAATCCAAGAGACATGGATTTGTACGGACAAAGAAATGCTAGACTCCCTGCTTCTTCTGAGCAAAATATCAATTTCAACACAGGAACCATTGCCGTCCTTGCAGGAGTACTAATTTTGGGAGTTGGTATTGGGAGCGCAATTACCAGCACAACAGACGGCGGACAGGGCAATATAGCTAGTCAACAACAATTAGATATGGCTGTTCCAGACCCTGAATTTTGTAGACAGTGGGGAGCTAGTGCTTTTGTTATTGATGTTGAAATGTATACAACCCTAAATCCATCTACGAGCTTTGTAACGCAACCAGCTCTTCAGCCAGGTTGTGTTATTAGAAGAGAGAATTGGACAGTTTTACAAAAACAGGGCGCAATTAGTAATGAAGATGTAAGAGAATGTAAACAAAGGATGAATACTTTTGCTTATATTGGATCTATAAGAGATAAGCCAATAGTAAAGTGCGTTTATCAGACTGATGTAAATGAAAATAAATTTATAATTAAAGGCGATGGACAAGCCGAAGACGGAGGAGTAGGTATTAACAAAGAAGCAATACAGTTTTGA
- a CDS encoding LysR family transcriptional regulator produces MPELPFTLDQLRILKAIAAQGSFKKAADILYVTQPAVSLQIQNLEKQLEITIFDRGGRKALLTEAGRLLLEYCERILNQCDEACKAIEDLNSLKGGTLVIGASQTTGTYLMPRMIGLFRQKYPDVSVQLQVHSTRRTGWSVANGQIDLAIIGGQLPGELENLLQVIPYATDELALVLPPKNPLAIKKELLKEDLYKLNFVTLDSQSTTRKVVDKLLQDSGLDIQRLKIEMELNSLEAIKNAVQSGLGASFLPVVSIERELSAGTIIKAFVADLEVKRELKLITNPSRYTSRASEVFKKNILPQFASLESPLRHK; encoded by the coding sequence ATGCCAGAATTACCATTTACACTCGACCAATTAAGAATACTTAAAGCTATTGCAGCTCAAGGAAGTTTTAAAAAAGCTGCAGATATTTTATATGTAACCCAACCTGCAGTTAGTTTACAAATACAAAATCTAGAAAAACAACTTGAGATTACAATTTTCGACAGAGGTGGTAGGAAGGCTCTATTGACTGAAGCAGGGAGACTATTGCTTGAATATTGCGAAAGAATTTTGAATCAATGCGACGAAGCTTGCAAAGCTATTGAAGATTTAAATAGCTTAAAAGGTGGAACTCTTGTCATTGGAGCCAGCCAAACAACGGGAACCTATTTAATGCCCAGAATGATAGGACTATTTAGACAAAAATACCCTGATGTATCTGTTCAACTTCAAGTTCATAGCACTAGAAGAACTGGTTGGAGTGTCGCAAATGGACAAATCGACTTAGCCATTATTGGCGGACAATTACCTGGAGAGTTGGAAAATTTGCTACAAGTAATTCCATATGCCACAGATGAATTGGCATTAGTTTTACCTCCTAAAAATCCACTTGCGATCAAAAAAGAGCTATTAAAAGAAGACTTATACAAATTAAATTTTGTAACATTAGATTCTCAATCTACAACAAGAAAAGTTGTTGACAAACTTCTTCAAGATTCTGGGCTTGATATTCAAAGATTAAAAATTGAGATGGAACTTAACTCCCTTGAAGCAATTAAGAATGCTGTTCAATCAGGTTTAGGAGCTTCCTTTTTGCCTGTTGTTTCTATTGAGAGAGAATTATCGGCTGGAACAATCATCAAAGCATTCGTAGCTGACTTAGAGGTTAAAAGAGAACTTAAATTAATTACTAATCCTTCAAGGTATACATCAAGAGCCTCTGAAGTCTTTAAGAAAAATATTTTGCCTCAATTTGCTAGTTTAGAAAGCCCTTTAAGGCATAAATAA
- a CDS encoding NnrU family protein gives METHQTSLIILILIFIFAVIHSGGAALRIKAESIMGPRLWRLCFVFLSLPSAIILISYFLAHRYDGIRLWNLQGNNFVFMIVWFLTAISFLFLYPATYNLLEIPSVLKPKVRIYGTGIMRITRHPQAFGQIIWCFAHTLWIGTSFTLITSIGLILHHLFAIWHGDRRLADRFGEEFENFKKNTSIIPFMAILEGRQEFKIREFFRLSQLGILIAIGVLWWSHRYINIAVKTFNSSFMSEFFN, from the coding sequence ATGGAGACTCATCAAACTTCCCTGATAATCTTAATCTTAATTTTTATTTTTGCGGTAATTCATAGTGGTGGAGCAGCTTTACGAATTAAAGCAGAATCTATTATGGGTCCGCGGTTATGGCGGTTATGTTTTGTTTTTTTAAGTTTGCCATCTGCAATTATCTTGATTAGTTATTTTTTAGCTCATAGATATGATGGAATCAGATTATGGAATTTACAGGGTAATAATTTCGTTTTTATGATAGTTTGGTTCTTAACTGCAATAAGTTTTTTATTTTTATATCCCGCCACTTATAATTTGCTAGAAATTCCGTCGGTTTTAAAACCTAAAGTACGAATTTATGGAACTGGGATAATGAGAATTACAAGGCACCCACAAGCTTTTGGCCAAATAATTTGGTGTTTTGCTCATACTTTATGGATTGGTACATCATTCACATTAATAACTTCTATTGGCTTAATTTTGCATCATCTTTTTGCAATATGGCATGGCGATAGGAGATTAGCAGATAGATTTGGGGAAGAATTTGAAAATTTCAAAAAAAATACTTCCATAATCCCTTTTATGGCAATACTTGAAGGAAGGCAAGAGTTTAAGATTAGAGAATTTTTTAGGCTATCTCAACTTGGAATATTGATTGCAATAGGAGTACTTTGGTGGTCGCATCGGTATATTAATATTGCTGTAAAAACATTTAATTCATCATTTATGTCTGAATTTTTCAATTGA